A region of Streptomyces sp. R44 DNA encodes the following proteins:
- a CDS encoding response regulator transcription factor, translating to MRVLVVEDEQLLADAVATGLRREAMAVDVVYDGAAALERVGVNDYDVVVLDRDLPLVHGDDVCRKIVELGMPTRVLMLTAAGDVSDRVEGLELGADDYLPKPFAFTELTARVRALGRRTTVPLPPVLERAGIKLDPNRREVFREGKEVQLAPKEFAVLEVLMRSEGAVVSAEQLLEKAWDENTDPFTNVVRVTVMTLRRKLGEPPVIVTVPGSGYRI from the coding sequence GTGCGCGTACTCGTCGTCGAGGACGAGCAGCTGCTCGCCGATGCGGTGGCCACCGGACTGCGCCGGGAGGCCATGGCCGTCGACGTCGTGTACGACGGCGCCGCGGCCCTGGAGCGCGTCGGGGTCAACGACTACGACGTCGTCGTCCTCGACCGCGACCTCCCGCTCGTCCACGGCGACGACGTCTGCCGCAAGATCGTCGAGCTCGGCATGCCCACCCGCGTCCTGATGCTCACCGCCGCCGGCGACGTCAGCGACCGCGTCGAGGGCCTGGAGCTCGGAGCGGACGACTACCTCCCCAAGCCCTTCGCCTTCACCGAGCTCACCGCGCGCGTGCGCGCCCTCGGCCGCCGCACCACCGTCCCGCTCCCGCCCGTCCTGGAGCGCGCCGGCATCAAGCTCGACCCGAACCGCCGCGAGGTCTTCCGCGAGGGCAAGGAGGTCCAGCTCGCGCCCAAGGAGTTCGCCGTCCTGGAGGTCCTCATGCGCAGCGAGGGCGCCGTCGTCTCGGCGGAGCAGCTCCTGGAGAAGGCCTGGGACGAGAACACCGACCCCTTCACCAACGTCGTGCGCGTCACCGTCATGACCCTGCGCCGCAAGCTCGGCGAGCCGCCGGTCATCGTCACCGTCCCCGGCTCCGGTTACCGGATCTGA
- a CDS encoding sensor histidine kinase: MATTPAPHPQAPPKPTWDPRDPVRPLLRPTIRIRLTLLYGGMFLIAGILLLSIIYLFTAQALTGSVSELPFKVVEGKVQPTTSWCQLPAQGTGEQLNDAVSVCLRHQSDIALEDLLRRSLFALLGLSIIAFAFGYAMAGRVLSPLGRITRTARQVAGSDLSRRIELDGPDDELKELADTFDEMLDRLERAFTAQQRFVANASHELRTPLAINRTLLEVHLSDPGAPVELHQLGKTLLATNERSEQLVEGLLLLARSDNQIIERKPVNLAEAAERGVDQVHAEAEAKGVEIRGERAPAVVQGNGVLLERIALNLLQNAVRYNVPEGGWVEVTTEVKDGQAVLVVSNTGPVVPAYEIDNLFEPFRRLRQERTGSDKGVGLGLSIARSVARAHGGRIIAEPREGGGLVMRVTLPI, encoded by the coding sequence ATGGCCACGACCCCCGCGCCTCACCCGCAGGCGCCGCCGAAACCGACCTGGGACCCCCGGGACCCCGTCCGCCCGCTGCTGCGCCCGACCATCCGGATACGACTGACGCTGCTGTACGGCGGGATGTTCCTGATCGCCGGCATCCTGCTGCTGTCGATCATCTACCTGTTCACCGCGCAGGCACTCACCGGCAGCGTGTCCGAGCTGCCCTTCAAGGTCGTCGAGGGCAAGGTCCAGCCGACCACCTCCTGGTGCCAGCTGCCCGCCCAAGGCACCGGAGAACAGCTCAACGACGCCGTGTCGGTCTGCCTCCGGCACCAGAGCGACATCGCCCTGGAAGACCTCCTGAGGCGGTCCCTCTTCGCCCTGCTCGGCCTGAGCATCATCGCCTTCGCCTTCGGTTACGCCATGGCGGGACGGGTGCTCTCCCCGCTCGGCCGGATCACCCGGACCGCCCGCCAGGTGGCCGGTTCCGATCTGTCCCGGCGGATCGAGCTCGACGGCCCGGACGACGAGCTCAAGGAGCTCGCCGACACCTTCGACGAGATGCTGGACCGCCTGGAACGGGCCTTCACCGCCCAGCAGCGGTTCGTCGCGAACGCCTCGCACGAGCTGAGGACCCCGCTCGCGATCAACCGCACCCTCCTGGAGGTCCACCTCTCGGACCCCGGGGCACCGGTGGAGCTGCATCAGCTCGGCAAGACCCTGCTCGCCACCAACGAGCGCAGCGAACAACTCGTCGAGGGCCTGCTGCTGCTCGCCCGGAGCGACAACCAGATCATCGAGCGCAAACCCGTCAACCTGGCCGAGGCCGCCGAGCGGGGCGTCGACCAGGTGCACGCCGAGGCCGAGGCCAAGGGCGTGGAGATCCGGGGCGAGCGCGCGCCGGCGGTCGTCCAGGGCAACGGCGTGCTCCTCGAACGGATCGCGCTGAACCTGCTCCAGAACGCCGTCCGGTACAACGTGCCGGAGGGCGGCTGGGTGGAGGTCACCACCGAGGTCAAGGACGGCCAGGCGGTCCTGGTCGTCTCGAACACGGGACCGGTGGTCCCCGCGTACGAGATCGACAACCTCTTCGAGCCGTTCAGAAGGCTCCGGCAGGAGCGGACCGGCAGCGACAAGGGGGTCGGTCTCGGCCTGTCGATCGCCCGATCCGTGGCGAGAGCCCACGGCGGCCGTATCATCGCGGAGCCGCGCGAGGGCGGCGGACTCGTGATGCGCGTCACTCTGCCGATCTGA